A window from Flavobacterium gyeonganense encodes these proteins:
- a CDS encoding DUF1573 domain-containing protein, translating to MKKIILFAMLAVAGITASNAQTTKKAATAKAAKVQGAGMVFENETIDYGTIAHNADGNRQFVFVNNGTKPLIITNTQGSCGCTVPTTPKEPIAPGAKGVIGVKYATDRVGAFTKTVTVTSNAEGQPTKTLTIKGTVLPDPVKS from the coding sequence ATGAAAAAAATAATTTTATTCGCTATGTTAGCTGTAGCTGGTATTACAGCTTCTAATGCTCAAACTACTAAAAAGGCTGCTACAGCAAAAGCTGCTAAAGTTCAGGGAGCCGGAATGGTTTTTGAAAACGAAACAATTGATTACGGAACAATCGCTCATAATGCTGATGGTAACCGTCAATTTGTTTTTGTAAACAACGGAACAAAACCATTAATTATTACTAATACTCAGGGATCTTGTGGGTGTACAGTACCTACTACACCAAAAGAACCAATTGCTCCGGGAGCTAAAGGTGTAATTGGTGTAAAATATGCTACTGACAGAGTTGGTGCGTTTACAAAAACTGTAACTGTTACTTCTAATGCTGAAGGACAACCAACAAAAACATTAACTATTAAAGGTACAGTTTTACCAGATC
- the mutS gene encoding DNA mismatch repair protein MutS: MAAKEKVVKETPLMKQYNEIKRKYPDACLLFRVGDFYETFGEDAIRASKILGITLTKRGAGSDTETALAGFPHHSINTYLPKLVKAGLRVAICDQLEDPKMTKTIVKRGVTELVTPGVSLNDEVLQSKTNNFLASVYFANKNIGVSFLDVSTGEFLTAQGNAEYIDKLLQNFNPSEVLVPKTCKTEFKDAFGDEFHSFYLEDWIYKEDYALETLTKHFQTVSLKGFGVEELKEGIIASGAILYYLSETQHNRVQHITAIQRIAEDAYVWMDRFTIRNLELYHSYNPNAVTLLDVIDRTLSPMGGRLLKRWLALPLKDANKIKGRHDVVSYLKSNPEILHNIQYQIKQISDLERLISKIAAGKVSPREIVYLRESLDAIIPIKTLALESPQEAVKVIGDSLHACDLLREKIKVTLNQDAPVAIAKGNAIAKGISEELDELRAISTSGKEFLEGIERRESERTGISSLKISFNNVFGYYIEVRNTHKDKVPEEWIRKQTLVNAERYITEELKEYETKILGAEERIHKIETDLFEQLVAWIATYIKPVQMNAFLVAQLDCLCSFTQLAVENHYVCPEIDDTFELDIKNGRHPVIEKQLPVGTPYIANDVYLDRDVQQVIMITGPNMSGKSAILRQTALIVLLAQMGSFVPADSVRMGIVDKIFTRVGASDNISMGESTFMVEMNETASILNNISDRSLVLLDEIGRGTSTYDGISIAWAIAEFLHEHPGRAKTLFATHYHELNEMTESLPRIQNYNVAVKELKDTVLFIRKLVKGGSAHSFGIHVAKMAGMPQLVISKAQKLLKKLEKNHSSDALNGIKSANDEMQMSFFNLDDPLLEEIKEEIMSLDINAITPVEALMKLNEIKRMLVKK, encoded by the coding sequence TTGGCAGCGAAAGAGAAAGTAGTTAAAGAGACACCCTTGATGAAACAGTACAATGAAATCAAGAGGAAATATCCGGATGCATGTCTGCTTTTCAGAGTAGGCGATTTTTATGAAACATTTGGTGAAGACGCCATCAGGGCATCTAAAATCCTCGGAATAACATTAACGAAAAGGGGTGCTGGTTCTGATACTGAAACTGCTCTGGCGGGTTTTCCGCATCACTCTATCAATACTTATCTGCCTAAATTAGTAAAAGCCGGACTTCGTGTTGCGATCTGTGATCAGCTTGAAGATCCTAAAATGACAAAAACAATCGTTAAACGTGGGGTTACAGAATTGGTAACGCCGGGAGTTTCTTTGAACGATGAGGTTTTACAGTCTAAAACAAATAACTTTCTGGCATCTGTTTATTTTGCCAATAAAAATATCGGGGTTTCATTTTTGGATGTTTCAACAGGCGAGTTTTTAACCGCTCAGGGAAATGCCGAATATATTGATAAATTACTGCAGAATTTTAATCCAAGTGAAGTCCTTGTTCCTAAAACCTGTAAAACCGAATTTAAGGATGCTTTTGGGGATGAATTTCACAGTTTTTATCTGGAAGACTGGATTTATAAGGAAGATTATGCCCTAGAGACACTGACAAAACATTTTCAGACCGTTTCTTTAAAAGGTTTTGGAGTTGAAGAATTAAAAGAAGGGATTATTGCTTCCGGAGCTATATTGTATTATTTGTCTGAAACGCAGCATAATCGCGTACAGCATATCACGGCGATTCAGCGTATTGCTGAAGATGCTTACGTTTGGATGGATCGTTTTACCATCAGAAATTTAGAATTGTATCACAGTTATAATCCAAACGCAGTAACACTTTTGGATGTGATAGACCGTACGCTTTCACCAATGGGTGGCCGACTTTTAAAACGCTGGCTGGCACTTCCGTTAAAAGATGCAAATAAAATAAAAGGGCGTCATGATGTGGTTTCATATTTGAAATCTAATCCTGAAATCCTTCATAATATACAGTATCAGATTAAGCAAATTTCAGATCTGGAACGTTTGATTTCTAAAATCGCTGCCGGAAAAGTTTCACCTCGCGAAATTGTCTATTTAAGAGAATCCCTTGATGCTATTATTCCAATTAAAACTTTGGCACTCGAAAGTCCACAGGAAGCTGTAAAGGTTATTGGGGATAGTCTGCATGCCTGTGATTTGCTGAGGGAGAAAATCAAAGTAACTTTAAATCAGGATGCGCCTGTTGCGATTGCAAAAGGAAATGCAATTGCAAAAGGGATTAGTGAAGAATTAGACGAGCTGCGTGCTATTTCAACTTCAGGAAAAGAATTTTTAGAAGGTATTGAAAGAAGAGAGTCGGAGAGAACCGGAATCTCCTCTTTGAAAATTTCTTTTAATAATGTTTTTGGTTATTATATTGAAGTGCGAAATACGCATAAAGATAAAGTACCTGAAGAGTGGATTCGTAAACAGACTTTGGTAAATGCAGAGCGTTATATTACGGAGGAATTGAAAGAATACGAAACAAAAATTTTAGGTGCTGAAGAAAGAATTCATAAAATTGAAACTGACCTTTTTGAACAATTGGTAGCCTGGATTGCAACTTATATCAAACCTGTTCAAATGAATGCTTTTCTGGTGGCACAATTGGATTGTTTATGTTCTTTTACTCAGCTGGCCGTAGAAAATCATTACGTATGCCCTGAAATTGATGATACGTTCGAATTAGATATCAAAAATGGAAGACATCCAGTTATCGAGAAACAGTTGCCAGTTGGGACTCCTTATATTGCGAATGATGTGTATCTGGACAGGGATGTGCAGCAGGTCATAATGATTACAGGGCCAAATATGTCTGGTAAATCGGCTATTTTGAGGCAAACGGCGCTAATTGTGCTTCTCGCTCAAATGGGGAGCTTTGTGCCTGCAGACAGCGTGAGAATGGGAATTGTAGATAAAATTTTTACCAGGGTTGGGGCTTCAGATAATATTTCAATGGGTGAATCTACTTTTATGGTAGAGATGAATGAAACCGCTTCGATCCTGAATAATATCTCAGACAGAAGTTTGGTTTTATTGGATGAAATCGGGCGCGGAACAAGTACTTATGATGGAATTTCGATTGCCTGGGCTATTGCCGAATTTTTACACGAGCACCCAGGCAGGGCTAAGACATTGTTTGCTACGCATTATCATGAACTAAATGAAATGACAGAATCACTGCCAAGGATTCAGAATTACAATGTTGCAGTGAAAGAATTAAAAGATACGGTTCTTTTTATTCGTAAACTCGTAAAAGGAGGCAGCGCACATAGTTTTGGTATCCATGTTGCAAAAATGGCCGGGATGCCGCAACTGGTTATTTCGAAGGCACAAAAGCTTCTGAAAAAACTGGAGAAAAATCATTCCAGTGATGCGTTAAACGGAATCAAATCTGCAAATGATGAAATGCAGATGAGTTTCTTTAATCTGGATGATCCTTTATTGGAAGAGATAAAAGAAGAGATTATGAGTCTTGATATAAATGCGATTACTCCGGTTGAAGCATTAATGAAGCTGAATGAGATTAAGCGAATGTTAGTTAAGAAATAA
- a CDS encoding DUF1508 domain-containing protein, with the protein MGAFVISRRFNDEYKFVFTSRKGKVIFTSLSYELKFECEEDIEKFKLNTEQAKFLKFKGSGGKYFFKLMLGDVHFATSRKYTTELLLQKGVKEIVLYASKAEILDFSSNESIFEDEVVMEVMEEG; encoded by the coding sequence ATGGGTGCTTTTGTAATTAGCAGGCGGTTTAATGATGAATATAAATTTGTGTTTACTTCCAGAAAAGGAAAGGTGATATTTACAAGTTTGAGTTATGAATTAAAGTTTGAGTGTGAGGAGGATATTGAGAAGTTTAAACTTAATACTGAGCAGGCTAAGTTTTTAAAATTTAAGGGCTCTGGAGGTAAGTATTTCTTTAAATTGATGCTAGGGGATGTTCATTTTGCAACAAGCCGAAAATACACAACAGAATTGCTGTTGCAGAAAGGGGTAAAGGAGATTGTTTTGTATGCTTCAAAAGCGGAGATTTTAGATTTTTCTTCGAATGAATCTATTTTTGAAGACGAGGTGGTAATGGAGGTTATGGAAGAGGGATAA
- a CDS encoding 3-deoxy-D-manno-octulosonic acid transferase, with protein MLFLYNLLIIISGFFLKIIALFSPKMKLFIDGRKNVFALLKEKINPEDKTIWFHSASLGEYEQGLPVIEKIKEKYPAHKIIVTFFSPSGYEVRKNNNVADITIYLPLDTKSNAKQFLKLVHPELAFFIKYEFWLNYLNELKKLKTPTYLISGIFRDNQMFFKWYGGFYRKALETFTYFFVQNENSKVKIEAIGFQNVIVSGDTRFDRVNAILERDNSLEFIEAFKKNQPTIIIGSSWPKDETILIEYINQAAASVKFILAPHNIKAEQIENLKKAITKQTVLFSEKENKNLADYNVFIIDTVGLLTKIYSYGTIAYVGGGFGNPGIHNILEPATFGIPIVIGPNYSKFAEAIELVNLGGCMIVSDKEKLKQIFDRLLSDQNFLSEKGKICRSYIQNNKGATSTIINTIS; from the coding sequence ATGCTTTTTCTATACAATTTACTCATTATAATTAGTGGTTTTTTTCTTAAAATAATAGCACTTTTCAGCCCGAAAATGAAACTATTTATTGATGGCCGAAAAAATGTTTTTGCACTTTTAAAAGAAAAAATAAATCCTGAAGACAAAACAATCTGGTTTCATTCGGCTTCATTAGGTGAATACGAGCAAGGCCTCCCTGTTATTGAAAAAATTAAAGAAAAATATCCGGCACATAAAATCATTGTTACCTTTTTTTCGCCTTCAGGTTATGAAGTCCGAAAAAACAATAACGTCGCTGATATAACCATCTACCTTCCTCTGGACACGAAGAGCAACGCAAAACAGTTTTTAAAATTAGTTCATCCAGAATTGGCATTCTTTATAAAGTACGAATTCTGGCTTAATTACTTAAACGAGCTAAAAAAATTAAAAACGCCTACTTATCTGATTTCAGGAATCTTTAGAGACAATCAAATGTTCTTTAAATGGTATGGCGGGTTTTACAGAAAAGCGCTGGAAACTTTTACTTACTTTTTCGTTCAGAACGAAAATTCTAAAGTAAAAATTGAGGCGATTGGGTTTCAAAACGTGATTGTTTCAGGTGACACCCGATTTGACAGGGTAAATGCTATTTTAGAAAGAGACAATTCACTTGAATTTATTGAGGCATTCAAAAAAAATCAGCCAACAATAATTATTGGAAGTTCCTGGCCAAAAGATGAGACAATATTAATTGAATATATCAACCAGGCTGCTGCAAGTGTGAAATTTATCTTAGCCCCTCACAATATAAAAGCAGAACAAATTGAAAATCTAAAAAAAGCCATTACAAAACAAACCGTTTTATTTTCTGAAAAGGAAAACAAAAATTTAGCTGATTACAATGTTTTCATAATTGACACAGTTGGTTTATTAACTAAAATTTACAGCTATGGAACTATCGCTTATGTGGGTGGCGGTTTTGGAAATCCTGGTATTCATAATATCTTAGAACCGGCAACATTTGGAATTCCAATTGTTATTGGACCCAATTATTCGAAATTTGCTGAAGCTATTGAATTGGTGAACCTTGGCGGATGTATGATTGTTTCAGATAAAGAAAAATTAAAACAAATCTTTGACCGTTTACTTTCTGATCAAAATTTCCTAAGCGAAAAAGGCAAAATTTGCAGATCTTACATACAGAACAACAAAGGAGCAACAAGTACAATTATAAATACCATCTCCTAA
- a CDS encoding DegT/DnrJ/EryC1/StrS family aminotransferase, which produces MKKIQMVDLKSQYEKIKSTVDASIQEVLDTNTYINGPLVHQFQKNLENYLGVKHVIPCANGTDALQIAMMGLDLKPGDEVITADFTFAATVEVIALLQLTPVLVDVDLHNMNIDIDAVKKAITPKTKAIVPVHLFGRAANMDAIMEIAAEHNLYVIEDNAQAIGADYVSKSGAKSKVGAIGHVAATSFFPSKNLGCYGDGGAIFTNDDKLAHIIRGIVNHGMYERYHHDVVGVNSRLDSIQAGVLNAKLPLLDEYNSARRLAASKYNAAFAGNEKIVAPEFDANENNHVFHQYVLRILDADRNALMQYLLDKGIPCAIYYPIPLHSQKAYADSRYKEEQFPVTNQLVKEVIALPMHTELDDEQIKFITDSVLEFLAK; this is translated from the coding sequence ATGAAAAAAATTCAAATGGTTGACTTAAAAAGTCAATACGAAAAGATAAAATCTACTGTTGATGCTTCAATTCAGGAAGTTTTAGATACGAATACTTATATAAATGGCCCTTTGGTTCATCAGTTCCAGAAAAATCTTGAAAATTACTTAGGGGTAAAACATGTTATTCCCTGTGCAAACGGAACGGATGCATTGCAGATTGCTATGATGGGACTGGATTTGAAACCAGGTGACGAAGTTATTACGGCGGATTTTACTTTTGCAGCAACGGTTGAAGTTATTGCTTTGCTGCAGTTGACACCGGTTTTGGTAGATGTTGATTTGCATAATATGAATATCGATATTGACGCTGTTAAAAAAGCCATCACACCAAAAACAAAAGCAATTGTTCCTGTTCATCTATTCGGACGTGCCGCTAATATGGATGCAATTATGGAAATTGCGGCTGAACATAATTTATATGTAATTGAAGATAATGCACAGGCAATTGGTGCTGATTATGTTTCTAAATCAGGTGCAAAAAGTAAAGTAGGGGCTATTGGTCACGTTGCGGCAACATCTTTTTTCCCGTCTAAAAACTTAGGTTGTTACGGAGATGGAGGAGCAATTTTTACCAACGATGATAAATTGGCACATATCATCCGCGGAATTGTAAATCATGGAATGTATGAGCGTTACCACCATGATGTTGTTGGGGTTAATTCGCGTTTGGATAGTATTCAGGCAGGTGTTTTAAATGCAAAACTGCCTCTTTTGGATGAATACAATTCGGCACGACGTTTAGCAGCAAGTAAATATAATGCAGCGTTTGCCGGAAATGAGAAGATTGTTGCACCTGAATTTGATGCAAATGAAAATAATCACGTTTTTCATCAATATGTGTTAAGAATCCTAGATGCAGACCGAAATGCACTGATGCAGTATTTATTGGACAAAGGGATTCCATGCGCAATCTATTATCCGATTCCATTACATTCTCAGAAAGCTTATGCTGATTCACGTTATAAAGAAGAACAATTTCCGGTAACGAATCAATTGGTAAAAGAGGTAATCGCATTACCAATGCACACTGAACTTGATGATGAGCAAATTAAATTTATTACGGATTCTGTTTTAGAATTTCTGGCTAAATAA
- a CDS encoding META domain-containing protein — MKKYFNIFIAFCFLYSCKSIPLKDSNSDTAYANSLEEEITTYFRATGNEPFWELKIGKEKIVFTSLIQGKEKLIFLSVKSIRAMDANIKTYKAGNGESNIIVSIQQIECQNSMSGIISPYKVSIEIKNSTETTFQKIEGCGKYITDYRLHDIWVLEELKGNKVFAADFQKELPRLEIYAEDNRFIGFSGCNSISGSLFFEKDLLRFNNIISTLMACTKKNNKEDKFIKALQSTTTYSIKNNRLSLSSPSGKLLVFKKVD, encoded by the coding sequence ATGAAAAAGTACTTCAATATATTTATCGCATTCTGTTTCTTATATAGCTGTAAATCCATACCCCTTAAAGATTCAAATTCAGATACCGCTTACGCAAACTCATTAGAAGAAGAGATTACAACTTATTTTAGAGCGACCGGAAACGAACCTTTTTGGGAATTAAAAATTGGAAAAGAAAAAATTGTATTCACCTCATTAATACAAGGAAAAGAAAAGCTTATTTTTTTATCCGTTAAATCCATCAGGGCAATGGACGCTAATATTAAAACATACAAAGCCGGCAATGGAGAATCAAATATTATAGTTTCTATACAGCAAATTGAATGTCAAAATTCTATGTCTGGTATAATTTCTCCTTATAAAGTTTCTATTGAAATCAAGAATAGTACAGAAACCACGTTTCAAAAAATAGAAGGATGTGGAAAATACATTACGGATTATCGCTTACATGACATTTGGGTTTTAGAAGAGTTAAAAGGAAATAAAGTTTTTGCAGCAGATTTTCAAAAAGAATTACCTCGACTTGAGATTTATGCAGAAGACAACAGATTTATTGGATTTAGTGGCTGTAACTCAATTAGCGGAAGTTTGTTTTTTGAAAAAGACTTGCTTAGATTCAACAACATCATTTCAACTTTAATGGCGTGTACGAAAAAAAATAACAAAGAAGATAAGTTTATTAAAGCACTCCAAAGTACTACTACTTATTCGATTAAAAACAATCGGCTTTCACTTTCCAGCCCTTCAGGAAAACTTTTGGTATTTAAGAAAGTAGATTAA
- the nirB gene encoding nitrite reductase large subunit NirB, giving the protein MIKVIVVGNGMVGYKFCEKFIAKSGQENYQITVFGEEPRRAYDRVHLSEYFGGKTADDLSLSTSEWYADNNITLNTSELVTDINREEKTIHTHLEKTHKYDYLVLATGSSAFVPPIDGVEKEGVFVYRTIEDLDAIMLYAKKIKQKGATEAAVLGGGLLGLEAAKAVRDLGLNPHVVEFAPRLMPRQLDKGASDMLQSKIEELNIGIHLNKATQYIDGKECITGMMFADDELLKVDMLVISAGIKPRDELARVSGLEVGLRGGVVVNNQMQTSDPSIFAIGEVALYNQNIYGLVAPGYEMADVAAEQILNGSGSKTMRETIDMSTQLKLIGVEVASFGDPFIENDEVTAIIYENKLSGVYKRINVTKDSKTLLGGILVGDSSDYNSLFQIYNNGMALPKNPEDLILGSRDGSESSAVGAMDLPDTAVICSCENVTKGAICCSILDETCSSFSDVVKLTKATSGCGGCKPMVSDLVKAAQKSMGKEVKDVICEHFNYTRQELFDLVKINKYNNFYDVIDHHGKGDGCEVCKPVIASVFSSIYNDTANKHVTTQDTNDRFLANIQRNGTYSVVPRVAGGEITAEKLIVIGEVAKQFDLYTKITGAQRVDLFGAHLDDLPKIWKVLIDNGFESGHAYGKSLRAVKSCVGNAWCRYGMDDSAGFAIELENRYKGIRSPHKLKGGVSACIRECAEARGKDFGLIAVEGGWNLYIAGNGGANPKHAVLLAEQIDKETVIKYMDRFLMYYIRTAGPLIRTSTWLEKLDGGLDYLKEVIIEDSLGICETLEAEMQTLVNTFECEWKQAIENPRLLKRFSHFVNSDEKDDNIAFVPLRDQKMPKAWS; this is encoded by the coding sequence ATGATTAAAGTAATAGTAGTTGGAAACGGGATGGTAGGTTATAAATTCTGTGAAAAATTTATAGCAAAATCGGGACAGGAGAATTATCAGATTACCGTATTTGGAGAAGAGCCGAGGCGTGCTTATGATCGTGTTCACTTAAGTGAATACTTTGGAGGCAAGACGGCTGATGATTTGTCATTGTCGACAAGTGAATGGTACGCAGATAATAATATTACTTTAAACACTTCTGAGTTAGTTACTGATATTAACAGAGAAGAAAAAACAATTCATACGCATTTAGAAAAAACGCATAAGTACGATTACTTAGTCCTTGCGACTGGATCGTCAGCATTTGTTCCTCCAATTGACGGGGTAGAAAAAGAAGGTGTTTTTGTATACCGTACCATTGAGGATCTGGATGCAATTATGTTGTATGCTAAAAAAATAAAACAAAAAGGTGCTACTGAAGCTGCTGTTTTAGGGGGAGGTTTGTTAGGTCTGGAAGCTGCAAAAGCAGTTCGTGATTTAGGACTGAATCCTCATGTTGTGGAATTTGCTCCCCGTTTGATGCCAAGACAATTGGACAAAGGTGCCAGTGATATGCTGCAGTCAAAAATCGAAGAACTAAATATTGGAATCCATCTTAATAAAGCGACTCAGTATATTGATGGAAAAGAATGCATAACGGGAATGATGTTTGCCGATGATGAGTTATTAAAAGTAGATATGTTGGTTATTTCTGCCGGAATCAAACCGCGTGATGAGCTGGCCAGAGTTTCGGGACTTGAAGTTGGTTTGCGCGGCGGAGTTGTTGTAAACAATCAAATGCAAACATCAGATCCTTCTATTTTTGCTATCGGAGAAGTGGCGCTTTATAATCAAAATATTTATGGTCTTGTAGCTCCTGGTTATGAAATGGCCGATGTTGCTGCAGAGCAAATATTAAATGGTTCTGGTTCTAAAACCATGAGAGAAACCATCGATATGTCGACACAATTGAAATTGATTGGTGTTGAAGTGGCGAGTTTTGGTGATCCTTTTATCGAAAATGATGAGGTAACCGCTATTATTTATGAAAATAAATTATCAGGAGTTTATAAAAGAATTAATGTAACTAAAGATTCTAAAACTTTATTGGGCGGAATTTTAGTGGGTGATTCAAGTGATTATAATTCACTTTTCCAGATTTACAACAACGGAATGGCCTTGCCGAAAAATCCTGAAGATTTGATTTTAGGATCAAGAGACGGCTCTGAAAGCTCGGCTGTGGGAGCAATGGATTTGCCTGACACTGCTGTAATTTGTTCTTGTGAAAATGTAACTAAAGGCGCCATTTGCTGTTCTATTCTAGATGAAACCTGTTCCAGTTTTTCAGATGTTGTAAAACTGACCAAAGCAACTTCTGGTTGTGGAGGATGTAAACCAATGGTTTCTGACTTGGTAAAAGCAGCTCAGAAATCTATGGGTAAAGAAGTAAAAGATGTGATCTGCGAACACTTTAACTATACACGTCAGGAGTTGTTTGATTTAGTTAAAATCAATAAATACAATAATTTTTATGATGTAATCGATCATCACGGAAAAGGTGATGGGTGTGAGGTTTGTAAGCCTGTAATTGCTTCTGTTTTCTCAAGTATTTACAACGATACAGCAAATAAACACGTTACGACTCAGGATACAAACGACAGATTTTTGGCGAACATTCAAAGAAACGGAACTTATTCTGTGGTGCCAAGGGTTGCCGGAGGAGAAATTACGGCTGAGAAATTAATCGTAATTGGAGAAGTAGCCAAACAATTTGATTTATACACCAAAATAACAGGGGCTCAGCGTGTCGATTTATTTGGAGCACATTTAGATGATCTTCCTAAAATCTGGAAAGTATTAATCGATAATGGTTTTGAAAGTGGTCACGCTTATGGAAAATCATTAAGAGCTGTAAAAAGTTGTGTTGGAAACGCATGGTGTCGTTACGGAATGGACGATAGTGCCGGTTTTGCAATCGAATTAGAAAACAGATATAAAGGAATTCGTTCTCCGCATAAACTAAAAGGTGGTGTTTCGGCCTGTATACGCGAGTGTGCCGAGGCCCGAGGTAAGGATTTTGGTTTAATTGCTGTAGAAGGAGGCTGGAACCTTTATATTGCCGGAAACGGTGGAGCCAATCCAAAACATGCAGTTTTACTGGCTGAGCAAATTGACAAAGAAACAGTTATTAAATATATGGATCGATTTTTAATGTACTATATCCGTACTGCTGGTCCGCTAATCAGAACATCAACCTGGCTTGAAAAACTGGATGGAGGTTTAGATTATTTAAAAGAAGTAATTATCGAAGACAGTTTAGGTATTTGCGAAACTTTAGAAGCCGAAATGCAGACTTTGGTAAATACATTTGAATGTGAATGGAAACAGGCTATTGAGAATCCAAGATTGCTGAAACGTTTCAGTCACTTCGTGAACTCTGATGAAAAAGACGATAATATCGCTTTCGTTCCTTTAAGAGATCAAAAAATGCCAAAAGCATGGTCATAA
- the nirD gene encoding nitrite reductase small subunit NirD: protein MEEILNQYETVHPSDAKIWFKAGNVSDFPTNRGGCIKYKNKQIAVFNFARRNEWYACQNACPHKMEMVLSRGMTGSADDIPKIACPMHKKTFSLVDGSNLNGDDLKIATYPVKIVEDEVFVGFLD from the coding sequence ATGGAAGAAATTTTAAACCAATACGAAACAGTGCATCCAAGCGATGCTAAAATATGGTTCAAAGCCGGCAATGTGAGCGATTTTCCAACTAACCGTGGCGGTTGCATCAAATACAAAAACAAACAAATTGCCGTTTTTAATTTTGCACGCCGAAATGAATGGTATGCTTGTCAAAACGCCTGTCCGCATAAAATGGAAATGGTATTGTCAAGAGGGATGACCGGATCTGCTGATGATATTCCTAAAATTGCCTGTCCAATGCATAAAAAAACCTTTTCATTAGTTGATGGTTCCAATCTGAATGGCGATGATTTAAAAATTGCAACCTATCCTGTTAAAATTGTTGAAGACGAAGTATTCGTTGGCTTTTTAGATTAA
- a CDS encoding DUF4202 domain-containing protein, whose product MSTPFQKASEWIDAENAQDPNIETDQNVEYPKELLYSNRMYEKLMEFCPEASEEVQIASKAQHICRWKVARESYPMDRVGYLRWREDLKKFHAKTTAEILERAGYEQSFIDRVSFLIEKKLLKKDAETQLLEDVICLVFLDYYLEPFVEKHDDEKLKNIIKKTWDKMSEKGHQEALKINYSEENLNLIKASLGL is encoded by the coding sequence ATGAGTACACCTTTTCAGAAAGCAAGTGAGTGGATTGATGCCGAAAATGCTCAGGATCCAAACATAGAAACCGATCAGAATGTTGAATATCCAAAAGAGTTGTTGTACTCAAACAGGATGTATGAAAAACTGATGGAGTTTTGCCCTGAAGCTTCAGAAGAAGTTCAGATTGCATCAAAAGCACAGCACATCTGCCGTTGGAAAGTAGCACGCGAATCCTACCCAATGGATCGTGTAGGGTATTTGAGATGGAGAGAAGACCTGAAAAAATTTCATGCCAAAACTACTGCTGAAATTCTGGAAAGAGCGGGGTATGAGCAATCTTTTATTGATCGTGTGTCCTTTCTAATTGAAAAAAAATTACTTAAAAAAGATGCCGAAACCCAATTGCTGGAAGATGTAATTTGTCTGGTATTCTTAGATTATTACTTAGAGCCGTTTGTTGAAAAGCATGATGATGAAAAACTAAAAAATATCATCAAAAAAACCTGGGATAAAATGTCTGAAAAAGGACATCAGGAAGCCTTAAAAATCAACTACTCCGAAGAGAACTTAAACTTGATAAAAGCATCTTTGGGATTATAA